In a single window of the Diachasmimorpha longicaudata isolate KC_UGA_2023 chromosome 16, iyDiaLong2, whole genome shotgun sequence genome:
- the Para gene encoding sodium channel protein para isoform X15 codes for MSDDYSSLSEERSLFRPFTRESLAAIETRIAEELAKQKELEAKRAQGEGGYGRKKKKKETRYDDEDEDEGPQPDPMFEQGAPIPVRLHNEFPPELASTPLEDIDTFYHNQRTFVVISKGKDIFRFSATDALWFLDPFNPIRRVAIYILVHPLFSLFIITTILVNCILMIMPTTPTIESTEVLFTGIYTFESAVKVMARGFILQPFTYLRDAWNWLDFVVIALAYVTMGIDLGNLAALRTFRVLRALKTVAIVPGLKTIVGAVIESVKNLRDVIILTMFSLSVFALMGLQIYMGVLTQKCIKNFPEDGSWGNLTGENWERFNKNSTNWYVDDNGNMPLCGNSSGAGMCAPGYICLQGYGGNPNYGYTSFDTFGWALLSAFRLMTQDYWENLYQLVLRSAGPWHMLFFIVIIFLGSFYLVNLILAIVAMSYDELQKKAEEEEAAEEEAIREAEEAALARENKIAAQAAAREAAAAQAAADAIVKSPSDFSCHSYELFVGQEKGNDDNNKERMSIRSVESISEYRVRPINNNHSAAAKVRKVSAVSRALNGQFTCAYRENLRKASLSLPGSPFNLRRGSRGSHQFTIRNGRGRFVGSSGGDRKPLVLSTYLDAQEHLPYADDSNAVTPMSEENGTIVIPVHYPSLGSRHSSYTSHASRLSYTSHGDLLSGIANAGKQMTKESRLRSRSARQGNGHTPEPMQNQKLQHHHDVEMEDPLGKNKQQDNPFIESSQPHAVVDMKDVMVLNDIIEQAAGRQSRASEQGVSTYYFPTDDDEEGPTLKEKLISGFFQGIDMFCDWKCCGPWIKFQDFVAMIVFDPFVELFITLCIVVNTLFMALDHHNMDPEMERILKSGNYFFTATFGIEAAMKLIAMSPKFYFQEGWNIFDFIIVALSLLELGLEGVQGLSVLRSFRLLRVFKLAKSWPTLNLLISIMGRTVGALGNLTFVLCIIIFIFAVMGMQLFGKNYTDNVDRFPDGDLPRWNFTDFMHSFMIVFRVLCGEWIESMWDCMLVGDVSCIPFFLATVVIGNLVVLNLFLALLLSNFGSSNLSAPTADNDTNKITEAIDRIARFIAWVKRNVRNVFKMMRAKFTNQISDQAPDGIDRDCSRDLADGELDGYRDKKSAKEFNNQLEVAIGDGMEFTIHGDLRNKLRRDRLSINNTKAIENSINHRDYRLDHDYITHHDEDTISNKSYGSHENRFNSERSHKGSVDSLDGEEKKDASKEDLEGDDLEDDGENGEDEELEEEGDIVIQADEDIIEGDGDYPHDCCPDHCYKRFPFLAGDDDAPFWQGWANLRLKTFQLIENKYFETAVITMILLSSMALALEDVHLQARPILQDILYYMDRIFTVIFFLEMLIKWLALGFAKYFTNAWCWLDFIIVMVSLINFVASLCGAGGIQAFKTMRTLRALRPLRAMSRMQGMRVVVNALVQAIPSIFNVLLVCLIFWLIFAIMGVQLFAGKYYKCVDMNKTTLSHEIIPDRNACIAENYTWENSPMNFDHVGKAYLCLFQVATFKGWIQIMNDAIDSRDLGKQPIRETNIYMYLYFVFFIIFGSFFTLNLFIGVIIDNFNEQKKKAGGSLEMFMTEDQKKYYNAMKKMGSKKPLKAIPRPRWRPQAIVFEIVTDKKFDMIIMLFIGLNMLTMTLDHYQQTDTFSNVLDYLNMIFIVIFTSECLMKIFALRYHYFKEPWNLFDFVVVILSILGLVLSDIIEKYFVSPTLLRVVRVAKVGRVLRLVKGAKGIRTLLFALAMSLPALFNICLLLFLVMFIFAIFGMSFFMHVKDKSGLDDVYNFKTFGQSMILLFQMSTSAGWDGVLDGIINEEDCLQPNNEIGYPGNCGSSTIGIAYLLSYLVISFLIVINMYIAVILENYSQATEDVQEGLTDDDYDMYYEIWQQFDPDGTQYIRYDQLSDFLDVLEPPLQIHKPNKYKIVSMDIPICKGDLMFCVDILDALTKDFFARKGNPIEETGELAEVQTRPGEVGYEPVSSTLWRQREEYCARLIQNAWRKHKQNRLGGPSEESDDPDTDPRVRQTAVLVESDGFVTKNGHRVVIHSRSPSVTSRTADV; via the exons ATGTCCGACGATTATTCCTCCTTATCAGAAGAACGAAGTTTGTTCCGTCCGTTCACGCGGGAATCCCTGGCTGCTATCGAGACTCGCATTGCCGAAGAACTTGCCAAGCAGAAGGAGCTTGAAGCTAAAAGAGCACAAGGCGAG GGTGGTTATGGAcggaagaaaaagaaaaaagaa ACCCGTTATGACGACGAAGACGAGGATGAGGGTCCACAGCCAGATCCGATGTTTGAACAAGGGGCGCCAATTCCAGTCCGACTGCACAACGAATTTCCCCCTGAGCTGGCCTCCACGCCCCTTGAAGACATCGATACCTTTTATCATAATCAAAGG ACGTTCGTGGTCATCAGCAAGGGGAAGGACATATTCAGATTCTCGGCGACGGATGCGCTATGGTTCCTCGATCCATTCAATCCAATACGACGGGTGGCCATTTATATCCTGGTCCACCCGCTCTTTTCCCTATTCATCATCACCACTATTTTGGTTAACTGCATACTCATGATTATGCCAACCACGCCCACCATCGAGTCAACCGa AGTGTTATTTACGGGCATCTACACATTTGAGTCCGCCGTTAAGGTGATGGCGAGGGGTTTCATTCTGCAGCCTTTTACCTATCTTAGAGATGCATGGAATTGGCTCGACTTCGTAGTTATAGCTTTAGC TTATGTGACGATGGGCATAGATCTAGGCAACCTTGCCGCTCTCAGGACATTTCGAGTCCTCCGAGCCTTGAAGACTGTCGCTATTGTACCAG GTCTCAAAACCATTGTCGGCGCTGTGATAGAGTCAGTTAAAAATCTGCGCGATGTGATAATCTTAACAATGTTCTCCCTGTCCGTCTTTGCGTTGATGGGCCTCCAGATTTACATGGGGGTTTTGACGCAAAAGTGTATAAAGAATTTTCCGGAGGACGGATCCTGGGGCAATCTTACCGGTGAAAATTGGGAGagattcaacaaaaattcaa CAAATTGGTACGTCGATGACAATGGGAACATGCCGTTATGTGGAAATTCCTCCGGTGCAGG aaTGTGTGCACCCGGTTATATATGTTTGCAAGGATACGGTGGTAATCCAAACTACGGATACACGAGTTTCGATACATTTGGCTGGGCCCTCTTGTCTGCCTTTCGGTTGATGACTCAGGATTACTGGGAGAATCTCTATCAACTTGTATTGAGATCAGCTGGACCATGGCACATGCTGTTCTTCATTGTTATCATATTCCTTGGTTCATTCTATCTAGTGAATTTGATTCTCGCTATTGTCGCCATGTCGTACGATGAGTTGCAGAAAAAAGCAGAAGAGGAAGAGGCAGCTGAAGAAGAAGCCATAAGA GAAGCCGAGGAGGCGGCATTGGCACGAGAGAACAAGATAGCGGCGCAGGCTGCCGCAAGAGAAGCTGCAGCTGCTCAAGCTGCTGCTGATGCCATTGTCAAGTCACCATCGGACTTTTCGTGCCACAGTTACGAACTATTTGTTGGCCAGGAGAAGGGTAATGATGACAACAATAAGGAGAGAATGAGCATACGCTCGGTGGAATCAATAAGCGAATATCGAGTCAGGCCCATCAACAACAATCACAGCGCCGCAGCCAAAGTTCGTAAAGTCAGCGCT gtCTCTCGCGCCCTTAACGGCCAGTTTACATGTGCCTACCGGGAAAATCTGAGGAAG GCAAGCCTTAGCCTGCCAGGCTCACCATTCAATCTCCGAAGAGGTAGTCGTGGAAGCCATCAATTTACCATTCGCAATGGCCGGGGTAGATTCGTTGGTTCATCTGGTGGCGATAGAAAGCCACTTGTACTGTCTACATACCTAGATGCCCAAGAACACTTGCCTTATGCAGACGATTCAAATGCTGTCACACCAATGTCCGAGGAAAATGGAACGATCGTTATACCGGTCCATTATCCAAGTCTTGGATCACGTCATTCGTCCTATACGTCACATGCCTCAAGATTATCATATACGTCCCATGGCGATCTGTTGAGCGGTATCGCCAATGCTGGTAAacaaatgaccaaggagagCAGACTTCGGAGTAGATCTGCTAGACAGGGCAATGGTCACACACCCGAGCCAATGCAGAATCAGAAGCTACAGCATCATCAT GATGTGGAAATGGAAGATCCATTGGGTAAGAACAAACAGCAAGACAACCCATTTATCGAGTCTTCTCAGCCACACGCCGTTGTCGACATGAAAG ATGTTATGGTCCTGAATGATATTATTGAACAAGCCGCTGGGCGGCAGAGCAGAGCATCAGAACAAGGAG TTTCCACTTATTACTTTCCGACAGACGACGACGAAGAAGGTCCAACATTGAAGGAGAAATTGATATCAGGGTTTTTCCAAGGAATCGATATGTTTTGTGACTGGAAGTGCTGTGGGCCATGGATCAAATTTCAGGATTTTGTTGCAATGATTGTCTTCGATCCATTTGTAGAATTGTTCATTACACTGTGCATCGTAGTTAATACTCTGTTCATGGCACTTGATCACCATAATATGGATCCGGAGATGGAGAGAATACTTAAATCTGGAAATTAC ttttttaccGCAACATTTGGCATCGAAGCTGCCATGAAACTTATTGCTATGAgtccaaaattttatttccaagagggatggaatatttttgattttattatcGTTGCACTTTCGCTACTGGAGTTGGGCCTCGAGGGAGTTCAAGGACTTTCTGTACTGCGTTCATTCAGATTG TTGAGAGTGTTCAAATTAGCTAAATCATGGCCAACGCTAAATCTGTTGATATCAATCATGGGAAGAACTGTGGGTGCATTGGGTAACCTGACATTTGTGCTGTGCattattatattcatatttgcCGTTATGGGAATGCAATtgtttggtaaaaattatacGGACAATGTTGATCGATTTCCCGACGGAGATTTACCGAGATGGAATTTCACGGATTTCATGCACTCATTTATGATCGTATTTCGAGTGTTGTGCGGTGAGTGGATCGAGTCCATGTGGGATTGTATGCTGGTTGGTGATGTCTCCTGTATTCCGTTCTTTTTGGCTACTGTCGTCATCGGAAATTTGGTC GTCCTCAATCTCTTCTTGGCGTTGCTCTTGAGCAACTTCGGTTCATCGAATCTGTCAGCACCAACTGCCGACAATGACACGAATAAAATAACCGAGGCAATTGACAGGATAGCACGTTTTATAGCATGGGTCAAACGTAACGTACGGAATGTGTTCAAAATGATGCGGGCCAAATTCACCAATCAGATATCCGATCAGGCGCCAG ATGGAATTGATCGTGACTGCAGTCGGGATCTTGCTGATGGTGAACTGGATGGATACAGAGATAAGAAAAGTGCTAAAGAGTTCAATAATCAGCTGGAAGTTGCTATTGGCGATGGAATGGAATTTACGATACAcg GAGAtctgagaaataaattaaGAAGGGACAGGCTGAGCATTAACAACACGAAAGCTATCGAGAACTCGATAAACCACCGGGATTACCGACTCGATCATGATTATATTACTCACCACGATGAGGATACGATCAG CAACAAATCATACGGCAGCCATGAAAATCGCTTCAACAGTGAGAGAAGTCACAAAGGAAGTGTGGATTCTCTGGACGGAGAGGAGAAGAAGGACGCCAGCAAGGAAGATCTCGAGGGTGATG ACCTAGAAGACGATGGTGAGAACGGCGAAGACGAAGAGCTGGAGGAGGAGGGTGACATCGTCATCCAGGCTGACGAAGACATAATCGAGGGCGATGGAGACTACCCCCACGATTGCTGTCCCGATCACTGCTACAAGAGGTTTCCATTCCTCGCTGGCGATGACGACGCACCCTTCTGGCAGGGCTGGGCCAATCTTCGTCTCAAAACATTTCAGCTCATTGAGAACAAGTACTTCGAAACAGCTGTTATCACAATGATTTTGCTTAGCAGTATGGCATTG GCTCTCGAGGATGTTCATCTGCAAGCAAGACCAATTCTTCAAGACATTCTGTACTACATGGACCGTATCTTCACTGTCATATTCTTCCTGGAGATGTTGATCAAGTGGTTGGCGCTTGGATTCGCCAAGTACTTCACAAACGCCTGGTGTTGGCTTGATTTCATCATCGTAATG GTGTCGCTCATTAACTTCGTAGCGTCGCTATGTGGCGCGGGCGGAATTCAAGCCTTCAAAACAATGAGGACCCTAAGGGCCCTAAGGCCACTCAGGGCGATGTCTAGAATGCAGGGGATGCGG GTGGTGGTGAACGCCCTGGTCCAGGCTATCCCGTCCATCTTCAACGTACTCCTTGTCTGCCTGATATTCTGGCTGATTTTTGCCATCATGGGAGTACAGCTGTTTGCTGGAAAGTATTACAAG TGTGTCGACATGAATAAAACAACTCTCAGTCATGAAATCATTCCCGATCGTAACGCATGTATCGCCGAGAACTACACCTGGGAAAATTCACCAATGAATTTCGATCATGTTGGGAAAGCTTACTTGTGTCTATTTCAAGTCGCTACCTTCAAAGGGTGGATTCAAATAATGAATGATGCTATTGACTCCCGAGAC CTTGGAAAACAACCGATCCGCGAGACAAACATTTACATGTATCTCTACTTTGTATTCTTCATTATATTCGGATCATTTTTTACCCTGAATCTGTTTATCGGAGTCATCATTGATAACTTCAATGAGCAAAAGAAAAAAGCCGGTGGTTCCCTAGAAATGTTCATGACTGAGGATCAGAAGAAGTACTACAATgctatgaaaaaaatgggaagtAAAAAACCTCTCAAGGCTATACCACGGCCAAGG tggCGACCTCAAGCGATAGTGTTTGAAATAGTGACGGACAAAAAGTTCGATATGATAATCATGTTGTTCATTGGTCTCAACATGCTGACCATGACACTAGATCACTATCAACAGACAGATACATTCAGCAATGTGCTTGATTACTTGAACATGATATTCATTGTGATATTCACCAGCGAGTGTTTGATGAAGATATTTGCTCTACGCTATCACTACTTCAAGGAGCCCTGGAATCTCTTTGATTTTGTTGTtgttatattatcaatattag GATTGGTGCTGAGTGACATTATTGAAAAGTACTTTGTATCACCGACACTCCTCCGAGTGGTGAGAGTGGCCAAAGTGGGTCGTGTACTACGTCTTGTCAAGGGTGCTAAGGGCATAAGGACACTACTGTTTGCCCTTGCCATGTCTCTGCCAGCTCTATTCAACATTTGCCTCCTGCTTTTCCTTGTTATGTTTATCTTTGCCATATTTGGAATGTCATTCTTCATGCACGTTAAGGATAAAAGTGGTCTTGATGACGTGTATAATTTCAAAACTTTTGGACAGTCGATGATACTGCTGTTTCAA ATGTCGACATCGGCCGGTTGGGATGGCGTGCTAGACGGTATAATAAACGAAGAGGATTGCCTACAGCCGAATAATGAAATTGGCTATCCTGGCAATTGTGGCTCCTCAACAATTGGAATTGCATACCTGCTATCGTATCTCGTCATCAGCTTCCTAATCGTCATCAACATGTATATCGCAGTGATATTAGAGAATTACTCACAAGCGACCGAAGATGTTCAGGAGGGATTGACCGATGATGACTACGATATGTACTATGAAATATGGCAGCAATTCGATCCAGATGGTACACAGTACATTAGATACGACCAGCTCTCCGATTTCTTGGATGTACTTGAGCCACCCTTGCAAATACACAAACCGAACAAGTACAAGATCGTGTCGATGGATATCCCCATATGTAAGGGAGATCTTATGTTTTGCGTGGATATCCTCGATGCCCTCACCAAAGACTTTTTCGCTAGAAAGGGTAATCCTATTGAGGAAACTGGAGAGTTGGCCGAAGTACAGACACGACCTGGTGAAGTTGGTTATGAGCCAGTATCATCGACACTatggagacagagggaggaaTATTGTGCAAGATTAATTCAAAATGCCTGGCGTAAGCACAAGCAAAATCGTCTTGGTGGACCAAGTGAGGAGAGCGATGATCCTGATACTGATCCAAGGGTCAGGCAAACAGCTGTACTCGTTGAGAGTGATGGTTTTGTTACTAAAAATGGACATCGTGTTGTTATACACAGCCGTTCACCAAGTGTAACATCACGCACTGCGGACGTCTGA